One Fusobacterium varium genomic window, AATATATAGATTTTTCTATGGCTGAACCTGAAATAAGAAGTGGTGCAAAAGCAGCCAGACAAAATATAGGAACTACCTTTGTCTATAATGAAAAAGATATGTACCGTATCTACTGTAGAGAAGGCTTTTTAACAACAATATATTTTAACCCAGATGAAGAAATCACTTTTATGGCTGGTGGAGATACTGAAAGATGGACTGTAGAAGAAGGAATAACAGGTAGTAAAGATGGAAATAGAACTATTGTCACTTTAAAACCTTTTATGACAGGGATTAAAACAAATCTAATTATAAATACTAACAAAAGAACCTATAACTTCTTTTTACATGCTGCTAACGATTGGTATAACCCAATGGTTAGTTTTCAATACCCACAAGATATTATGTTAAAAAATCTTAAAAGAAAGCAGCAAGACGCACAGCTTACACCAGTTAACTTAGAGAATTTGAATTATGATTATACTTGGAAAAAAACAAAAGACCCTTGGAACCCTATTCAAGTTTTTGATGATGGAAAACAAACTTTTGTTGTATTGAGTAAAAAATCAAGTTCTTATCCTATTCCTGTTCTCTTTATAAAAGATGAACAAACAGGAAAAGAAGCAATGGTAAGAGAGGGGTATAATCCAAAAACTAATATCTATACAATAGACCGATTAGTAAGCCAGATTGTGTTGCAATATGGAAAGAAAAAGATAATTATTAAAAAAGATGGTAGCTTTATTAAGCAGCCAAAAGATCATTACCCAGTAAGACTTTAGGAGGTGGAATATGAGCCAGTTTGATGATGAAGAAATAAGAGAAGAAGAAAACATAAATCGTGAAGAAGAAAATCCTACACCACCTCCTAAACCTCCTTTTTTAGGGAGGCATATCAATTTTAAGATTATATATATGATAATAGGTGCAGTTCTCCTTTACTTGATAATAAGCGTTTTTAGAGGTCCTAGCATTAATGGAAAAGATAAAACTAAGGATTCTAAAAAAGGAGTTCAAAAAGTAGAAGCTAACCTCAATGCTGGTTATGGGGATATAGATTTTAAAGAACCAAAATATGAGGACACTATAAAAGATACAGGAGTAAATACAGTTTATATAAATCAAGGGGGAGAGCAAAAAAATCAAGTAAATCAAGAAGAATTAGAACGGCTTAGAAAGCTTCAAGAAGAAGCTAACAAAGCTAAAAGAAGTCCAATAGGTTTTAAATCTGTAAGAGCTGAAACTGTTCAAACAGCACAAGGTACAGGTTCAGGTCGTGAGGAAGATTACGACCAAAACAGACAAGCTTCTAAAAAAGCCTTTCTCTATGAAGAAAAAAGAAATAATTTTGTACTCAATAGTGCAATAGTACCAGCAATAAGTCCATATACTATAACCGCAGGGGATTTTATTCCAGCAGTTGTAATTACTGGAATGAATAGTGATCTTGCAGCTAAAACCATTGTAGCTCAAGTATCAGAAAATATATACGATACTATAAACCATAAGTTTTTACTTATACCACAAGGAACAAGAATTTTAGGAAAATATGACAGTAATGTCACTTGGGGTCAAGAAAGGTTACTTGTAGTATGGCAACGCTTGATTTTTCCTGATGGAAGTAGCCTTGACCTTGATAATATGCAAGGCGTGGATTTGACAGGACAAGCAGGAATAACAGGAAAAGTTAATAATCATTTTGCTAGTTTACTTAAAGGAGTTCTTCTTTCATCAGCTCTTGGTGCTGCTGGTGCAGTAGTAACAGATAATGATGATAACTGGCGTAATGCTGCTGCAAGTGGAGCAGGAGAGCAAATTATAACAATAGGAGATAAATTCGCTTCAAAAGCACTTGATAGACAACCTACTATAACAATTAAAGCAGGAGATAGATTTAATATCATGGTTCATGCAGATATGCTTTTAAGACCATATAAATCTCAAAGAGCGAGTTGGTAGTATGAAAAAAGAAACTAAAAAGAAAATATCAGCAGTTGTATTTATAAGTAGTTTTTTCTTTGCATTATGGGGAGCAACTCAAACTTTTGCTAAATATACAGGGTATGCAAAAGGGCTAGGGAAGCCTTTAATGGTTGTAAAAGAAATACCAATATATCCTCCACATAAATATCTTGAATGGGGTAAATATAAGGATAATGCACCACAAGCATATCAAAAGGCAAATGGAAATTTTTTTATGGGATTAGTAATTGGAATGTTTCTTGTAGGAGCTATAAATTACAAGAAACAAAAGGTTACAACTCATGGATCGGCAGAATGGGCAAGTAAAAATGATATTGATGAAATGGGATTTTTTCCATATAAGGAAACAGGGTTAATTATTAAAAAGAAACCTTACGAAAAAGACTATAAATATTCAGGAACATTAGGAATATATCAAAAAAATATATTAAAAAACCAAACTATAAATAAAAAATTAAGAGAGCCTGAATACAAAAAAGATGGAGTATTTGTAGGTCGTGATAAATGGGGAAGAGATTTAATTGATAATTCATCAGGTCATGTTATGATGATTGCTAAAACAGGGGGAGGGAAAGGAGTATCAGTTGTTCTTCCAACTCTTTGGACTTGGAAAGGTGGAAGTCTTATAAATGATATTAAAGGGGAAAACTGGCAATATACAGCTTCTTACAGAAGAAATGTATTAGGACATAAAGTTTTAAGATTTCAGGCTACAGCAGATGGAATAACCAGCGTAAGCTGCAAATATAATCCTTTAGTTGAAATTAGAAAGGGAACAGTTTTTGAATATCAAGATGCAAAAATAATAGCTGAAACACTTATTGCACCTGAAAAAGCGAAAGACCCATTTTTTGGACCAAGTGCAGTAAATTATTTAACAGCAGTCATATTGCATGTTCTATATATAAAACAAAATAAAGTAGCTTCTTTAGCAGATGTATATAGGTTTATTACTTCTCCTGATTCATCAGAAGAAGATAAACTGGAACAAATGAGAACAGCTATTCATAATTCAGATGGGAAAGAAAGCCTTTTTGAAGAAATATATGGAGAAGTAATAATATTAGATGATATAGAAAGACCAAGAACACACCCTATTGTAAGTCCAGTAGGGGCGGAAATGATGGGGAGAGCTCCAAATGAAAGGTCAGGAATAATTTCAAGTGCAAAGACAGAATTAGCTGTATTTGTTGTACCTACAATAGCTAGAAATACTGATTCATCAGATTTTAGAATAGATGATTTAATGAATTACGAAGTGCCAGTAGATTTGTACTTTGTTACCCCTCCAAATGCTGTAGATATATCAGCAGCTTTACTTAAATTATTTATCAATCAAATAGTTTTTATTTTGACAAACAATATGGATATTAATGATAGAGGGGAAAATGTTGCATTTAAGCATAGATTCTTATTCTTGATGGATGAATTACCAGCAATAGGAAGAGTTGAGCTGTTTCATAAAGCTATTTCATATATACGGGGATATGGAATGAAAGCCTTGATAATCATTCAAGATATGAAGCAGTTAAAAGCTATTTATGGAGAAAACAATTCATTTTTAGGGAATATGACAACCTCTATATACTACAGTACAAATGACGTAGATACAGCACAATATATTGAAAAGAGGATAGGAAATACTACAGTGCTTACAACTTCTAAATCATACAAAGGTGGAGGTTTTTTACCATCAGTAAACTATAATAAAAGTTATGCTGGTAGACCTTTAATAACAGCAGGAGAAATACATAATTTAGATGAAAATACCTCTATTATTTTAAAAGCAGGAACAAAGCCAATACAAGGAAAACTTGCTAAATGGTATGTAGATGAAGGATTTCAAGACAGATTTAAAAGATATCCAAAACTTGGAGATAATGCAAAATCAGATAAAATTAGATAACAAGGGGGTTACATAAATAAATGGATAAAGAGAATAAAGAAAAAATAAAAGTAGATCAGGAAGGGAAAAAACCTATACCAAGGCGGATATTACAAGAGGAAAGAATAAGAAAACTTAGAGAAGATTTAAGAAAAGCACAAGAAAAGAAAAAAGAATATGTGAGTAATGACGCTTTAAAATTATGGAAAAAGATAAAACCACTCATATTAAGAGATGAAAGAATACTAATATCATTTCTTGAAAATGAGGAGTTGTTTAATGGACTACTAAAACAAATAGAGGAATATATAAACAAAAATATTCCTTTAGAAGATAAAACAAAAGAAATAGAGGAAGTGAAGGAAGATGACACAACTACAGGAGAACACAATTGAGGTTCTTAAATTCTCTTTTGGACCTGAAATAATGGGATTTTTAAATGATAAAGATGTTATAGAAGTATATCTCAATGACAATCAAGAATTATGGATAGACACTTTATCAGAGGGAAGAAAAAAAACAGGGCTGAGAATATCATATGAAGATAGTTTAAGAATAAATACTATTGTTGCTGGTGCAGTTGGTACTGAAATAAATATGAAAAATCCTCTTGTAACAGCAGAGCTTCCAATAGGAGGTAGTCGTTTTCAAGGGGAGATACCCCCTGTTGTGAAAAATCCTACATTCAATATAAGAAAAAAAGCAATAAAGATATTCACATTAGAAGAGTATGTAGATAATGGCACAATGACAGAAAAGCAGTATAACAGTATCTGTAAAGCAGTAAAAGAAAAGAAAAATATCCTAGTAATTGGAGGAACAAGTTCAGGAAAAACAACTTTATGTAACGCTATTATCAATGAAATGGCAAAATACCAAGAAAGAATGATAATCATAGAAGATACCCAAGAACTTCAATGTGCTTGTGATGACAGAGTATTTTTAAGAACATCAGATACAGTGTCAATAAGGGATTTAATAAAAGCAACCCTAAGAATGCGACCAGACCGTATAAGTATAGGAGAAATAAGGGGAGGGGCAGCACTAGACCTATTAAAAGCATGGAACAGCGGACATCCAGGTGGAATATGTACAATTCACGCTGATTCCCCTAGAGCAGGGCTAGACCAGTTAGAACAGTACATTTCAGAGGTTTCAGTTAGCCCACAACAGAGAATGATTTCAAGAGTAGCTCATATCCTTGTCTTTATTAAAAGAGAAGGCTTAAAAAGGGTAATAGGAAGTATAGCAGAGGTTAAAGGATATAAAGATGGAGAATATATTTTAGAGGAGGTTAAGTAATGGAATATAGACAACCAATATGTCAAGCCTTTACACAAGATATCCTTTTTGCTGGTGGAGCAAAAGAACCAGTAGGACTAAATGTAATGTTTGCCATAATATCAGTTTTTGCCACAAGTAGTGGTTGGTTATTACCTTTATTTATAATAAATCACAAATATTTATTAGTGCCTCTTACAAAAAATGACCCTAAATTTTTTACAGCTTTTATAAGATATGCACAATATAGAAAATATTATCATAGATAAATAAGGGAGAGATAAAAAAAATGATGGAAAAAATATTAGATTCAATATCAAAAATTATCAATCCTCCACAACAACAGAAACAATTTATACTTAATCCTGATAGTCTGGCTGATTTGCTGCCATGGGGATATTTCGCAGAAGGTACAGAATTTCCAATAATGATAAATAAAGATGGAAGGTTTCAAACAACATTTAGGTTTAGAGGATATGACCTTGATAGTTCTACAGTAAGTCAATTAACAAGAGACGCAGATGTTCTAAATAATGCTTTGAAAAGACTAGGGAGTGACTGGTCTTTTCATGTAGATGCAATAAGGAAAAAAAGCAGGGATTATAGTACAAAAGAGGGGATAAAGAATATACCAGTTTATCTTTTAGAAGTTGAAAGAGAGGAATTTTTTAAAAGTGGATTTCACTATGAAAGTGAATATTACATAACTTTTTCTTGGCTTACACCTACAGACAAGCTGAAAAAAGCAGGAAATTTATTCTTTGAGAGAAGCGATGAAATAGAAATAATAAACACAACAGAAGAAAATTTAAAATATTACAAGAATGAGCTTATAAATATAGATGGTCTTTTATCATCTGTATTTAAAGAGTTTGAAGTTTTAACAGAAGAAGAAACACTAACTTATTACCATTCTTTAGTATCTGATACAGAATTTACAGTAAAAGTACCAGAAGCAAAAGTATTTTTGGATAACTATATTACAGATTGTGGAATAGTAACAGGAACAGAACCTAAATTAGGAACTAAACATTTAAGAATGATATCTGTTCTTGGTTTTCCAAATGAAAGTATACCTTGTATATTAGACAGCTTAAATAAAACTAACATTGAATATAGATGGAATACAAGGTTTTTATGTCTTGATAAGCTCACAGGGCAGAAATTAATAGATGATAGAACAGGAAAGTGGTTTTCAGCAAGACAGAGCCTAAAACAGATGATAACTGAAATTTTTACACAAAAAGAAACAAGATTTGTAAATAAGAATGCTCTTAGAAAAACAACAGAACTAGAAAGGGAAAGACAGCTTTTAGATGAGGGAAGTACAGGATTAGGTTATTATACAACAGTGATTATAGTTGAAGATGAAAACCAGGCACAAGTAGAGAAAAAAGCTATGGAAATAAAGAAAACACTAAATAATCTTAATTTTACAGCAGAAATAGAGACGTTTCTTTCATTCGACGCTTGGCTTGGAACAATGCCAGGGAATACTGTTTGTAATGTAAGAAAACCTCCAATGAACACTATTGTTTTATCACATTTGTTACCTACAAGTGCTATATGGGCAGGAGAACACTGGAATAAGCATTTAAACGAACCACCTTTGGTATATACACAGACTACAGGAAATACACCATTTAGGCTAAATCTACATTTTGGAGATGTAGCACACTCTTTATTGGTTGGACCTACAGGAGCTGGAAAATCAGTACATTTAGCATTTATACAAGGGCAGTATTTAAAATACAAAAATGCTCGAATTATAGCCTTTGATAAGGGAGGCTCTACAAGGGTACTTAATAAAGCTGCTGGGGGAATATTTTATGATCTAGGAAGTAAAGGGCTAAAATTTCAACCACTAGGGAAATGTGATGATGAAATAGAAAGATTATGGTGTCAAGAATGGATTGAAGAAGTTTTAACTTTAAATGAAGGTATAAAACTAACACCACTTCAAAAGACATATATAAGTGAAGCTTTAAAATCTGTAGGAACTATGCCAAAGAGTTTAAGAACTATGAGTTCTTTTGTAAATATAATTGCAGGAATGGATCAGGAATTAAAAATAGCATTAGCAAAATATACAGGAAAAGAAATACTAGGTCAATATTTTGATGGAGATAGTGATTTCATGGAAGCTAATGCTTCTTACATAGTATTTGAAATGGAGAAAATATCTCAATCAAAAATGGCTGTAACTCCTGCTCTATCTTATTTATTCCATAAAATAGAAACAGAATTGTTGGATGGTAGACCTACTTTAATCACACTTGATGAATGCTGGTTATTCTTTGATAATCCACAATTTGAAGCTAAAATTCGTGAGTGGTTAAAAGTTCTTAGGAAGAAAAATGCAGGAGTATTATTTGCTACTCAATCATTAACGGATATAGCAAATTCTAGCATATTAAGTGCAGTATTGGACGCTTGTTATTCAAGAATATATTTAGCTAACCAAAACGCAATGACTAAAGAACATACAGAAACATACACAGCATTTGGACTAAATGAAACAGAAATATATATACTTACACAAATGACAGAAAAGAAGCATTACTATTTTAAAAGTCCTAAAGGAAGCAGATTATATGAACTAGCTTTAAGTCCATTAGAACTGGCTTACACGGCTACAGCAGGAGAGGACGACCAGAAGAAATACAAAGAATTAGAATATTTAGATACAAAAGAATTTAATATTGAATGGCTAAATTACAAAGGACTTGATGGAAAGATGTTTGTAGATGGAGCAATTCAGATGATGAAAGGGGAGGAATAAATATGAAAAATAGAATATTATTAATGTTTTTAACATTATCAGCAATAGCAGCAGCAGAAGGAATACAAACAGTGGGAGTGGCTGGGAATTACAGCACTTCCATTTATAAAGGTAAAAACCAAATAAGACCCTTACCACTTGTAAATTTAAACTATAACAGATTTTTTATAAAAGGACTAAAGCCAGGATTTACTCTTTATGAAGAACCACAATTTAAGGTAAATGCCATTATTGACCCCCTGGGAGGATATTTTGATGGTTGGACTGTTAAAGGGTCTAATATGGATAATGGTTATGATGAAATAGATACAAGAAAAACACAATTTATGTATGGACTAGATATAGATTTTGAATTTTCAGAAGAAGTTATAGGGAATATTAACTACTTGTTTGGTTCAAAAGGAAGTAAAGGAGAACTTTCTTTAACATATATCATACCAGTTAGTGAAAGATTGGTTATACTTCCATCAGCAGGGGTTAAATACTATCAATCAAAATGGGTAGATTATTATACTGGTGTTTCATCAGAAGAAGTAAGCAAGAATACAAAGATAGATAAAACATACAAAGGAAAAGATTCTTTCAGTGCTAGTGCTTCACTAACTGTGGAATATGCAGTAACAGAGCAGTTATCAGCTAATACTTTTGTGGGGGTAGAGTATTTTGGAGATAAAATATCTGATTCTCCTATAGTAAAAGATAATCATAGAGTATATGGAGGAATAGGGATTAGATATAGTTTTTAAGGAGGGATTATGATATTTAATAAAATAATTTTTTTATTAATTATTTTTGGAGGAATAATTTTAAGCCATTTATTAAGGCGTTGTACATATAAAATAGCACTACTAGAAAAAAGAGTTATAGACATTGAAAATAAATTAAAATTACACAAATTAGAAAGTCATTAAGGAGGGAAAAGTGATTAAAATATTTAATTATATTACAAATATTATTACTGTTATTATCTGTTATTTAATTGTAAATGAAAAAATTAGCAATAAATATGCTGCGATACCCATAGTAATGATCTTTATAATCCTTTTTCTAATTCCTAATATACAAAAATAATAGAAAAATAAATAAGAGTTTAGATGAAATTTTCAGTTTAATTTACTGATAATTTATTCTAAACTCAAAGGGGGTTTGGGTACTCCCAAGATAAAAGAGGTGTAGAAAATGGAAATATTAATAGATGGAGAAGTTATTGAAATAATGCCAATAAAAAGTGGAGAGAATTTACTATTAGATAAACTTAAAACACTTGAAATTGACCTTGAACAACATTCTCCAAGACTAAAAAAGGTATTTTATGCTTTAAAGAAAAGTTGTTGTGTTGTGTCAATTAGAAGCACTTTATATTTTTTAAATCTTACTGAAGAAGAAAAAGGCTTTTTAAAAAATAATATAGAAAACTTAAAAAAATTTGATTTAATTTTAAAAATTAAAGATAGTTTTGTAGTTTCTTTTTCTGAATTTTATAATTATATTACTAGAAAAACTACTGGTTTTTATATAGATATTGGAGCATTTGATGGATTTGAGCTATTTAAAGAAAAAGGAGAACAATTTATTACTAAAATGTATAATAAAATCTTCTTTGATAGTGATTACGATTTAAATTTAGGTCATTTAATACGTAAAAAAGGATCAAGTGGCACAACTGCTGTATCTAAAAAATTACAATTAAAAGATTTAACTAAGTTTAAAGATGGAATTAGAAAAATAGTAATAAAAAATTATTTAGAATATCTTGGGGAAACAAATTATTTTATAAAAGATATTTTAGAAGATTATATTTCAGATCCAATAAAAATTTCAGTTCCTATAGACTTTAAGCTTTTAGAAAATGCGAAGAATAAAAAACACTTATTAGAGTTAAAAACAAAAAAACAAGGGTTATTTAATAGGTTCAATAAAATATCATTAAATTTTTCATATACTATTTTGAAAATTTTAAAACATATTAATGAAAGAGAGCTAAACAAAGTTATTTTAAAAGAAATCTTAATAAATGGTTCAGAAAGAGAAAAAATCAAGCAATTCTTTTTAAAGTATTATAAAGAACACATAACAGATTTTAACCTTGATGATTATAGTTATGAAACTCAAATTGTATATGATTATATTGATATAACACGGCAGTTGAAAAGAAAATTTAATTTAGATATAACAACTATGAAAAAGTTATATAAAGAGCATGACAGGGTAGCAGAAATCCAAAGAGTGAAAGAATATAAGAAAATGGAGTTGAAAATAAAACCAAGCAATCCATTTTTACAATTAGAGTTACCGCCAGAATTTAAGATGTTAGAAACAAAAGAAGAATTTTTAAATGAAGGGAAAGAAAATAACAACTGTGTATTTTCATATATTCCAGCTGTAAATAAAGAAAGGTGCATTATATACACAACTTTATATAAAGGTAAGAAATATACAATAGAATTTGGAAAGAAAAAAACTAAATTTACTCTTGAACAAATAAGGGGGTATTCTAATTCATCAGCACCAAAAGAGCTTATTGAATATATAAAGAATTGTATAAAAGACCAAAGAATAGTTAAAAGGAGTAATTTAAAACATGAAGCTGTAGGGGCTTAGATGAAATTTTTAGTTAAGATCAAGAGTCTTTTATATAAAAAATTAAAAGGAGATTTTTATATGATTACTGATATTTTAAATTTTTATTTTTTTACAAGGGAATTTTTTACAAAAGCATTGTTTTTTTTCATACTTATATATGGGATTGTAATATTGTTTAAAGCTTATATAGGTGGAGATACTAAAAAAAGTATTTCTTGGTTTCCATTGATAATTTTAATTGTTTTAGCCATAGGGTCTTTTGGAATAAAACCAGTTTCAAATTTTGAAGATGGATATACTTATAAAGTTCTTAAAATTGAATATCCATCACCTGTATTTAGAATAGCAGGGGAAAGAGATATTTACTATAGCTTAGAAAATGAACAACAAATTTTCAAAAATAAAGAAGATATTAAAAAATATCGGATTGATAACAACTCTAAACTAAGTGAGGAAGAAATTAAAAGATTATTAAAAGAATTAGAAAGTTTAAATTTTGAAAAAGAAAATATAGACAATTTTTTAAATGAGGTTTTGAAGTCTGAAATTAAAACTCAAATAAATATATATGTTGAAAATTTAACAAATAATGAAATTCAAGAAGTTAAAAAAGAAATAAAATCATTTAACTATGATGAAGAGAATATAGATGAGTTAGTTCTAATTCTAAAGTTATACAAAGAAAAGGTAAGAGATAAACTTAATAAGGCTTAGTAGCTTTTTAAAGCTAAGATAATTTAAATTTAATGAAAGATAGGAGGTTAAATTGAAAGTACCTAAATTTATGAATTATTTGTTAAAAAATAATTTTAAAGAAAAAAAAGTTCTATTAAACCTTGAAGAATACAGAAATTTTACATATGAAAAAAATATTGTTTTAGATGAAGATTGTATTATCCACATTGACAACAGGCATTATCAACATATAGTAAATTACTCAACAGGTGGAAAAGAAAAAGAATTACGTTCAAGTCAATTTAATACTTGGAGTTCAACTTATATTCTTGAAGATAGAACAGCAAATTTTATGGAAATGACGAAATGTTTTCTAAAACTTCAAGATGTTTCATATATTGAGATAACTATGGAGAAAAATATAAAAGATATTAATAAACTTCAAAAAGAAAATTTTCCAAGAGAAATAAAATTTTTAGATGAAAATAAAAAAATTGTTTTAAAGCAAGAATTTAACGAGTTTGGCTTTATGATAAGAGTTATAGATGAATTTCAAAATACTATTTATGAAGATAAAGAAGTATTAGAGGTAGAAAACTTTATTTTATCAAAAGTCAATGAATAAGGAGGAATTATGGAACAAATATTAGAATGGATAAAATCAAACAATGCTTATCTAATCTTTGGTGTTTTAGTAATATTTGGAATAATGTTTAAGAGAAAAAATGATAAATATTTAATTTTGGATCATAAATTTACTTTATTAGCTTCAAGTATGGATAAAGAAGAATTAAAGATGTTTAAATCTGATTTGAAAAATTTATTAACAAAACAAGAAAAAAAGATTTTGATTGATATGGTTTATGAACTAAAGGAGAAAACAAGGCAAGAAAAATTAAAAAAAGAACAAGAAAAAGTTAAAGAAATAGCTGAAAAATATCAATAAAGGGGGAAAAGATGGAAAAAATCTTAATTATAGCAGAAAAACCAAGTTTAGCAAAAACAATAGCAGGAGCTTTAAAAGCATATACCAGACAAGATGGATATTATGAGAATGATAAATATATTGTATCTTTTGCTTTCGGACATCTATTTGAACTGTATGATGTAGAAAAATATCTAGGAGTAGAAAAATTACCATGGAAAGATACCAAACTACCATTTATACCAGAAGAATTTAAGTTTAATTTAAAAAATGATGATGGAGTAAAAAAACAGTTTGGAATATTAAAAAATTTAGTTGAAAAAGAAGAGATAAAGGAAATAGTCAACTGTGGCGACGCCGACAGGGAAGGTCAGCTAATAATTGATTTAATAATAGCAAATATAGGAACTAATAAGCCTGTAAAAAGATTATGGTTACCAGAACAAACAGAGGAAACAATAAGGAAACAGATGAACAGCTTAGAAGATAACAGCAAATATAAAAATTTATATGATGAAGGAATAGCCAGAACCTATCTTGACTGGTTATTAGGAATAAATATAACAAGATATATGACTGTAAAATCAGGAACACTTCTAAGAGCAGGGAGAGTTTTAATACCAGTA contains:
- the trbG gene encoding conjugal transfer protein TrbG translates to MKKKILIIFCLLSSLMMAADQAEINPDYNIEATEYIDFSMAEPEIRSGAKAARQNIGTTFVYNEKDMYRIYCREGFLTTIYFNPDEEITFMAGGDTERWTVEEGITGSKDGNRTIVTLKPFMTGIKTNLIINTNKRTYNFFLHAANDWYNPMVSFQYPQDIMLKNLKRKQQDAQLTPVNLENLNYDYTWKKTKDPWNPIQVFDDGKQTFVVLSKKSSSYPIPVLFIKDEQTGKEAMVREGYNPKTNIYTIDRLVSQIVLQYGKKKIIIKKDGSFIKQPKDHYPVRL
- the trbI gene encoding conjugal transfer protein TrbI, with product MSQFDDEEIREEENINREEENPTPPPKPPFLGRHINFKIIYMIIGAVLLYLIISVFRGPSINGKDKTKDSKKGVQKVEANLNAGYGDIDFKEPKYEDTIKDTGVNTVYINQGGEQKNQVNQEELERLRKLQEEANKAKRSPIGFKSVRAETVQTAQGTGSGREEDYDQNRQASKKAFLYEEKRNNFVLNSAIVPAISPYTITAGDFIPAVVITGMNSDLAAKTIVAQVSENIYDTINHKFLLIPQGTRILGKYDSNVTWGQERLLVVWQRLIFPDGSSLDLDNMQGVDLTGQAGITGKVNNHFASLLKGVLLSSALGAAGAVVTDNDDNWRNAAASGAGEQIITIGDKFASKALDRQPTITIKAGDRFNIMVHADMLLRPYKSQRASW
- the traG gene encoding conjugal transfer protein TraG; its protein translation is MKKETKKKISAVVFISSFFFALWGATQTFAKYTGYAKGLGKPLMVVKEIPIYPPHKYLEWGKYKDNAPQAYQKANGNFFMGLVIGMFLVGAINYKKQKVTTHGSAEWASKNDIDEMGFFPYKETGLIIKKKPYEKDYKYSGTLGIYQKNILKNQTINKKLREPEYKKDGVFVGRDKWGRDLIDNSSGHVMMIAKTGGGKGVSVVLPTLWTWKGGSLINDIKGENWQYTASYRRNVLGHKVLRFQATADGITSVSCKYNPLVEIRKGTVFEYQDAKIIAETLIAPEKAKDPFFGPSAVNYLTAVILHVLYIKQNKVASLADVYRFITSPDSSEEDKLEQMRTAIHNSDGKESLFEEIYGEVIILDDIERPRTHPIVSPVGAEMMGRAPNERSGIISSAKTELAVFVVPTIARNTDSSDFRIDDLMNYEVPVDLYFVTPPNAVDISAALLKLFINQIVFILTNNMDINDRGENVAFKHRFLFLMDELPAIGRVELFHKAISYIRGYGMKALIIIQDMKQLKAIYGENNSFLGNMTTSIYYSTNDVDTAQYIEKRIGNTTVLTTSKSYKGGGFLPSVNYNKSYAGRPLITAGEIHNLDENTSIILKAGTKPIQGKLAKWYVDEGFQDRFKRYPKLGDNAKSDKIR
- the trbB gene encoding conjugal transfer protein TrbB gives rise to the protein MTQLQENTIEVLKFSFGPEIMGFLNDKDVIEVYLNDNQELWIDTLSEGRKKTGLRISYEDSLRINTIVAGAVGTEINMKNPLVTAELPIGGSRFQGEIPPVVKNPTFNIRKKAIKIFTLEEYVDNGTMTEKQYNSICKAVKEKKNILVIGGTSSGKTTLCNAIINEMAKYQERMIIIEDTQELQCACDDRVFLRTSDTVSIRDLIKATLRMRPDRISIGEIRGGAALDLLKAWNSGHPGGICTIHADSPRAGLDQLEQYISEVSVSPQQRMISRVAHILVFIKREGLKRVIGSIAEVKGYKDGEYILEEVK
- the trbD gene encoding conjugal transfer protein TrbD; amino-acid sequence: MEYRQPICQAFTQDILFAGGAKEPVGLNVMFAIISVFATSSGWLLPLFIINHKYLLVPLTKNDPKFFTAFIRYAQYRKYYHR
- the trbE gene encoding conjugal transfer protein TrbE, producing the protein MMEKILDSISKIINPPQQQKQFILNPDSLADLLPWGYFAEGTEFPIMINKDGRFQTTFRFRGYDLDSSTVSQLTRDADVLNNALKRLGSDWSFHVDAIRKKSRDYSTKEGIKNIPVYLLEVEREEFFKSGFHYESEYYITFSWLTPTDKLKKAGNLFFERSDEIEIINTTEENLKYYKNELINIDGLLSSVFKEFEVLTEEETLTYYHSLVSDTEFTVKVPEAKVFLDNYITDCGIVTGTEPKLGTKHLRMISVLGFPNESIPCILDSLNKTNIEYRWNTRFLCLDKLTGQKLIDDRTGKWFSARQSLKQMITEIFTQKETRFVNKNALRKTTELERERQLLDEGSTGLGYYTTVIIVEDENQAQVEKKAMEIKKTLNNLNFTAEIETFLSFDAWLGTMPGNTVCNVRKPPMNTIVLSHLLPTSAIWAGEHWNKHLNEPPLVYTQTTGNTPFRLNLHFGDVAHSLLVGPTGAGKSVHLAFIQGQYLKYKNARIIAFDKGGSTRVLNKAAGGIFYDLGSKGLKFQPLGKCDDEIERLWCQEWIEEVLTLNEGIKLTPLQKTYISEALKSVGTMPKSLRTMSSFVNIIAGMDQELKIALAKYTGKEILGQYFDGDSDFMEANASYIVFEMEKISQSKMAVTPALSYLFHKIETELLDGRPTLITLDECWLFFDNPQFEAKIREWLKVLRKKNAGVLFATQSLTDIANSSILSAVLDACYSRIYLANQNAMTKEHTETYTAFGLNETEIYILTQMTEKKHYYFKSPKGSRLYELALSPLELAYTATAGEDDQKKYKELEYLDTKEFNIEWLNYKGLDGKMFVDGAIQMMKGEE